The Pristis pectinata isolate sPriPec2 chromosome 12, sPriPec2.1.pri, whole genome shotgun sequence DNA window ATAGTGGTTGTCAAATGTGgtttacttttttttgaagtCTACTACCTTACTTCAATGTTTAAGTAAGCAAAATTTAAATGCGCAGAAAAGGCATTCATTAAGACGCTGTGTTGCATAGTTGTTATTTAAAGGATATATAAGTCTAGAGAAGGTGGCTAAATGCAGTGTTTCAGtgcatagtagtgtagtggttagcaccagcgacctgggtttaattcctgccgctgcctgtaaagaggttgtacattctccccgtgtctgtgtgggtttcctccgggtgctctggtttcttcccatattccaaaaagacgtacagcttaggaagttgtgggcatgctatgttggcgccggaagtgtggcgacacttgcgggctgcccccagaacactctacacaaaagatgcatttcactgtgtgtttcgatgtacatgtgactaatagagatcttaatcttaattaaTGAATCTGCTGGATCACTGATCTGTATGGTACATACCACTTTCTAATGTTTACTTGACTATTTTGAGGGTGCAGGATATTACAGATCTCATTGTTCATCACTAAAATCCCTgatattttaaacttttccataAAAATGTAGaagcaatatttttcaaaagtactTATTGATGTTACTAATTGTAGGTGCATGACAGACAATTATTCAGAGTAATAGTTCCAAGCATGTGTTTCACGTATGTTTCTCTACAGAACGTGTGCATCACTGAGAAGGCAGTAACAGAGCAAACAGTCTTAATCAAACTTAAGCTGATTATTTGGTTAATACTTGTTTAGCTGTTTTCTCAGACTGTCTTCAGATGAGTGGGCATGTATGTCAGCTCTCTCCTTCAACCCATTTCATCATAACTTATCCAGGGGCTAAAAGAAAGTTAACAAGAAATCAAactgaaaattcaaaataaacttctttACCGAGAGAGTGGTCAAAGTATTGAACTCATTTCCACAGAGAGCAGTTAGAGCAAGTGCTATTTAAGAAAAAGCTAAATaggcatgagggagaaaggaatagaggatTATAGCAATAAAGTTCATTGAGAAACCTTGGGAGGAGGCTCGCTTGGGTTATGAAGATTGGCTTGGACTGGccaggtcaaatggcctgttttaatGCTGTATATTCTACATAATAATATGTTGATCATCTGATGATGTAGCTTCTATAAATGAAAGTTAAAGGCTCTCCCATTGCTTACCTTATTTTAGAAGTCTTTCTATCTgggaaaattatatatttttattccCAATCTTGCTTGATCACAGAGTTGCTTGAGCCGAAGGCTCTCCTGTAATTACGTAGTCATTTCCCATTTTCCTGGTATGTTGCGATAATGATATCTGCTCAAATGGCCCAACAGCCTAACCTAAATCCATTGCTCCAAGCCAAGATCTGTTTTTTCTAATATGTAGCCCTTTAAGAAGTTCAGAAATTGAAGTGGAGTAGGCCATCCATGCCCATGTGTGTGCTtggccattcaatacaatcatgctGAACTTTTACCAgcgccacttccctgcactaattttgtaagccttgattccttaatatccaaCTATCTACTGATTCctttcttgaatacactcagtgactgagccctcATTGCCCTCCTCATAGGAGAGTTCCAAGATTCAGTATCCTTTCAGTGAAAGAACATTTCATCTCAGACTTGAATGACCAACCTTTGAGCTTGTGAACTCTAGTTCTGACACTCCTGCATCCCAAGCCTCCtaagaattttataggtttcaatTAGATCTTTTTCTTCAAAACACAAAGCTTAGAGATTCGGTCTGATTTGCTCCTCAAATGACAAACCTGTCATCCCACAAATCTACCTACTGAATCTTTATGGCACTCCTTCTgtcacaaatatatccttccttaggtagggagacaaGACCCATTCATAACATTCCAGATGAGTTCTCAGCAGGGCATTACATAATTGGAGCAAAACCTTTCTATTCTTGTAcataaatcctcttgcaataaaggccaacataccatttgtcttctagTTACTTGTTGTACTTATAAGTAAACTTTCACTGATTCTCCTTCATGtgtaaggacacccaggtccctcagaACACCAACACCTTACAATCACTTAATATTGAATAAAACCTGGAAAAATATAGTATTTAGGGCCATTATCACCATCATTATATCACCTGCTTGGTTATATTATGCTTTTTTGTACCCAACAGTTATAACAGATTAAATAATCCTGACATTATATTCTGAAAATAGTGTAACAGAACAAATACCTACCAAAGAATGAATGTCATTCCAGTTGTCATCATTTGCTCAACTGTAAAAGTGAATTGTTCTCTTATGATACAAGGTACAAATTTGTCAGATGTTGTGGGCACTAAGCCATGCAAACAGCCAAGGTCCCAGCTGGGATCTTGTGTTATCTGTGCTCAGCTGAAATGACAACAGATGAACCAATAGGTGACCCAGCACAGCAGGGTTAGGGAGAGAAAAGTGAAGTATGATTCTCATTATTGATTGCAATTAGATTTGAAGCTTGTTCCCTGAGCAAAGACTGCAGGGGTGCAGCAAATATGACAGGGAAGAAATTGATGTCATTTTCAATTGTTGGTCCATCTTTTATCCTATCTGTATTTTCGTTTCACCTGAAGACAATGGAAAAAAAGGCAGGAAGTAAAATATGCAGTCATTTGTTTGTGCAAATTTTCTACCAGAGTTTAATTTCCAGTTGAACTCCAATGCCTTCAGCAtgagatggggaagggggaatgtCGGGGGAGATGTGTCAATGGACTAATATGATTGATTACTGTGGTCAGTGGAATATGATAGAAGTGGGATTATCCTGATGCCCTCCATAATCAAATAGCTCATTAACACACTAAAAGGGTCACTTGTGAAGACTAATCCCTTGGGTGAAATTGTGAAAGACCATGAGGTACTGAGGAGTTACCTAACACCTAGAACCTGAACCCTAACAAGGGCTGGCACCTTCAGAGCAGAGGAAAGAAAAAAGGGCAATAaggaaaaaggaaatcagaaaaataatgaaaaaaaaacaaggaaacatATATTTTCCCCTTAACATAAACAAAGTATTTATGCATTTTTTATACAGCCTGTATTTTTATTCGACAGTTTCCAATACAAGATTTTGTCCAACATCAAAGCAGTTTCATAGTTTGTAAGACAGGAAACAGCAACAAATAAGATTTACTAAAAAAGGGACAGTTTTAATGGACCGTTCCAGCTATTCAAGTCTCAAATATTAAATCAAGCCATAACTATTTAATCTTGCCTATAGTATTTCATGCTAATTAACTGGGTTAGAATGCCACATGATAGGCAAAAATAGTTAAAAGCAAAACTACTACTATCCATCTTATAAGTTACTACTTCCAAAAGTAACTTCTAGCTTCTCAAATGCCAAATCAAAGTTCTGTGTATgatccaacttttttttttaagtaatttaGTTTTGTTTGCCAAGGGTACTGAATATTGTGCCTCAGTCCATCTTTCAAGGCATGTTAACTTGgctatttttaaataataaacgtTAACAAAATGAGTGGCTAATGtccttaagttttaaaaaaaactttatagtTTTCAAATTTTCTATAATCTTTCTGATACACAACATCCATCAAAACAAGCTTTTGCAGGACTCTTAACATAGATCAAACAGGATTTCAAAGATGGTATAAAACCAGGCAAAACCAAGGTCATGATCTTCTTGGAATAAGTGGTGGAACTGTAATCTTCAGTTCTAATACTGACGCCCTCCCCAGGATTAACATAAGTCACAGATATGTATTTATAGTATTACACCACAAGAGGCCATTAGTGTGCTTTGCAATAGGCATTAGTGGGCAAAGGAGAGGAATTGCCGCTTTTCAATGTTAAAAATGACACAAATCATTTTTATGCTTTGTTTTTCTATCTGTTTTAGTAACAACTTCAAACTTTTTAGAACAATGACATCAGTacaaaaataatcattttcaCATGTTCACTGTGTACCAtgtataaataaaagaaaaaaattgaatctCTGGGGACTAACTGTGGTCTGTTTAAGTAATTCTGGTTCTAGGAGAGCAGTAATTAGGAGCTGAACACCAGGAGATGCTTGTGACCTGCTGTTAACCAAACTCATTCTTTTCGTTTGAAAACTAACACTGTTACGCTACTTCCAGTTTTTCCTCCAAAATGGAATTTAGGTGTTggtagttcctccagcaattctaATCctgcaataaaacaaataaatagagCACATTACTGTCACTATACATGGCAGTTATATTACAGTTAATTGCTATCCCTAGAAAGTCACTGCAGCTGTCTAAAACATACTCCTCCAATACATACAGTCACAATGGCAAAGCAGgaagtgctgctgctgcacagctccagtgacatgggtttgatcctgacctctggtgctgcttgtgtagagtctgcacattctccctgtgactgtgagctTTCCCCATGTTCTCGGATTTCCTCCTGTATCCCAAAGCCGTTATGAGTTGGTGGGTTTATAGGGATCTGTAAATTACCACTACAGTAGTTGGGCAGGGAGTTAATTGTCTTGTGAGAgacaataggttacaggaaacTAAGTGGGAATAATGGGATTGCAGTTATTGCTCTGGGAAGTGGAttcaactcaatgggctgaatggcctcaaccTATGTAATAAAGAAGTATGAATTATATTGGAAGAGACTTTAAATGTCAAAGAATTGGTTAGAAATGGTCTGGCCCAAGCTGATTACAAGCTATAGGTATTCAGCATTGTTAAAATGTTTTTGCTGTACTGAAGTCCTGCAGAGGCTCAGCAATCATCTATTTTGGAGCACCAGATGTGCCAAGGGATACTCCTGCAGGAGTTCTACCTCACAGCACTATTCCTGTATGTCTACAGGCTATTTACATTGTTGAAGAAACTGAAAGGAACAATTTAACTTTTATTGCTATTTGATTTGCCCTAGTGATCACCTGAGAAAGGCCATTGATAATGGTCTGGAAAATCAGTTAGAGAGCAGTGGGGAGCAAAGGAAAAGGAATCTGGGAATCAAAGCCTTCCTTACGGTCTCaggttttatatacttctgttccAGTATCTGTTCCAAGCACTGTCTTCAAACCAACTTCGTAGAGTGATGTAATCCCTCTACAAACAACTTAATTAATTTCATGGACTATACTTGAAGATCCCAAATTCCAATTGTTTAAACCCATACAATTAGATTTTCAGTTCTCTCAAAGCTCCAAGACTCCTTTTACCAATATTATAAGTAACATCCCATGTGACTGTGACATTGGTTATGTTTATTCTGGTCATTAAACTTTGATATGGTTGACCACATCAGGTTTCTCTAGCTCTGCATATAGTTGGGTGGGGCTGCCAGGTTCCATTCATATCTAACCAGCATCACTCTCAACCCCTCCATTGTGTCCAAGATGTTAGATTTCTTGTCCAATAGGTAAGAGCAGAGATTTCTTCCAGCTAACTTTGGAAAACAGGAGCGACCATCTTTGGTCTCCGTCACAAACTATTCTTTAACAGTCTACTGCATCTCTTTCCCTGGAAACTGCGCAAGACTGAACCAGAAGTGCAGTCTGACCACATGCCTGCACCATCAATAAATCTGCCAATTATATTACTCAACTCTGCCCTTGTTGCAGCTCAAACGCTGCTGGAATCTTCATCAAAACTAACGCTGCattggatcttgctgtacacTACAAAAAAAACACAGACTAGCTGACCACCATGCTTGTGCACCAGGAAGTCAGGAGTGAGCTGCAGGTTGAATGCTGGCTCATGTGATGTTCTGATCTGCTTCTTGTCACACACTGAGTCAGGCTGAGCTGAGTGGTGGGatgcacttcatatctggcccttcagctttacaccagctGTGGCTGGCATATGCAGCAaatcccattcattttaatggggcTGCTGACCTGGATTAAGACCAGATTtgtctttcttttaattttattcaaacagaatgtttttaattaattttagtatttttaattaaatattttctttagtttttgcaggctttttattttttttaaactacttccATGCATTTCCACTGTTTTTAGATATATATCATTATCAgcgacatttaaaaacagttgaaaagaCCTTTGGCCGCAGTGAGCCAGTCAGGGCAGGGCCTCAGGATTTGCCCCCAGGGCTCAGTAATCACTTATGGGATGGTCATGGCAGCAAGGCATAGAGATGCTTTGACCCTGTAGGGCCCCAAAGAGGAGGTGCCACTGAGGGAATCGCACAGGGAGGTGCTCCTGGCCACCTCCCTTCATAAACCGTAGGTTATCCAGGACTGTGCTACGAGGTCCTAATTTGCTCAAAGTTCCACTCACCCATCAACCTGTGCTTGCTGATCTACACAAGTCCCTATTTAAGTACAGGAAGTGCCCGACTTACGAATGCCCGTACATACGAACCGACCTTTGTGGTCTTAATGACCTTCGGTTTGTAAGCGGGcctggcccccgatcctaccacagcGGTGATACAcctcctttggcccaaccccgggccaagtgtgcatgtgcggctggggccatgtgcaGCTGCGacccccgggccaagtgcgcgtgtgcggacactgttccgagttacgtacaaaatcgggttacgaacagtctcaaaaacggaacttgttcgtaacctggggacttcctgtaatgcctttaaatatttcatcCTTGTCTTCAAGTCACTTTGTAGCCCCATTCTCCTCTAGCCCTACACCCCGAGATTTCTGTGCTCCTCAGATTTGGTCCCCTTGATTACTTCTTAATTTAGTGGTCCATTATTGGTGGTTGTTGGTTGTGTCTTAATCTTCAAAAGCCTGAAGTTCTAGAtttatctctctgcctctctttcatcCTTTGAGAACTTCTTGAAACCAACCTAAGAGCAAGTCACTCTAACAAGAAAGAATCTAACCATCTACCTtggacattcaatggtattagcATTGCCAAATCCCCCACTATCCATATCCTGATGATCATCATTGACTAgacactcaactggaccaactacATAAATATCACGGCTAGAAGagcagtcagaggctgggtatcctacgatgagtgactcacttcctgacatcccaaagcacagTCAACATGTACAAGACGCAAGTCAGGAGcgtgatggaattctctccacttgcctggatgaatccAATGCCAACAATTCTCAAAAGCTCAACACCAAGTCCAAGGcacccatttgattggcaccctttccaccaccctaaacattcaatccTTCCAtaatgatgcatctataaaatgcactgcagttactccccTTTGCTAAgtcaatagcacctcccaaatctgtggcCTCCATCGCCAAAAAGGACAAATAAATGAAGCATGTTGGTGAAACCCACCACCTACAGGCCCCTCTCCTAGTCACACActattcctgacttggaaacataccaAGGTTCTAAATCCGGGAACTCCCTTCCCATTAGCACTGTGGGAAGATCTTCATCAGAAAGACTGGAATGGTTCAAGGAAGCAGTTTACTACATTCCTaatgacaattagggatgggcaataaatcttagacatgccagcaacacccattctcaagaattagtttaaaaaaacattttcatcacttgtcccaaaatctaatggcttggtgtcaatttttgtttgataatgctcctgtgaagcaactCATAATGTTTTACAAATTATTGCTGCTGTTGTTGGAAATGGTGTTTAgcaaaaagtaaaaatgtcagatAGATAAAATGTACTTTTGCAGCCAAAGTTCCTGCCTTGATACATTTCCAGACACACCTTGGAAACAATAAAACTAGTAATTTGAAACAACAATAATGTCAGCAAGGAGATAATTTACCTTCATTGAAGTGATTGACAAGTTCTTGTTTAGTCCAGTTACATGATGTTATAAGGAACAGCCCTCCATTCTTCAGAACATTGAGTAAGGACTGGTGATAACGTCTTAGTTTCTCACCTGGGTGGTCAAAACTAAGACTAATGGCATCAAAGGTTCCCTTGTCGATGCAAATTTCATAATGGGAAAGACAAGGAAATGGATGCAAAAAGTCTGCCACCTAAAGATACAGTAAAGTAATGTTAAGAATGGATTCCCAGACGCTTTATCTAAAACATTTATTAACATATATTAATGTGGTAGGAGGAAGGGGGAAAAGAGTCTTTCATTCATGTGTGAATGTAATCACGCTTCTCTAGAAATAATCACTggtataaattaaaattattactaATACTCCAAGTTCATCTATATGACAGCAATTAATTGATTGGCATACCTATAGTAAATAGTATAGCTGATTTCCTTGAATATTTGGTATATTTCTAACCAAATAATAGAAGCAAGGAGGTTTTATGATAATGGCTAAAAGTTTGAATTTAACTGTGGACTAAAGATAAAATCTTATTATCTTGTGATAGCAAAATAATTATTGTTATTTAGTGCATACACACTATCAGTTTTATTATTGCCAAATTCATCTGAAGTATGAAATAACAGTTTTCAGTATCTGATTTCCATATCATTTGCTACATTTAATAGTTGACATAGTATTAATGTCAGGGTACTTAAAACAGTATTTGCTGTCAGAATTATAACATTTTGCATGAAAAGACATCAAAGTTCTTGCATGGatcaaggaattgcagagataaAAATAAGCATGACATCAGAACACACCTCCTTCAACCATCATGTTACCAGTCATTGGTTTCTGAGCAATTACTCTATGTAACCTCATAGTCAATTATGCCtacagatttattttaattgtacTAAAAATGCTTAACATCATAGCTAATCAGATTGACAAATCCTGCTAAGGAGAAATGTGCAAGTTAATTCCCAGTCCCTTTGAATACTTGAGAGAGTCATGCCATAAGTTCTTTCACAGCTTTCATAGACTTCCCCACAGATATGTGAAGAATTCAATGAAGTGTGATCTAAATGTAAGTCTGTCTGCATTGTACCCGATGCTTACAAAGGTAGCTGGAAAAGCAAATTACAAGGTAGATTCGAAGTCTGCAAAAGGATCATTGATAGATTAAATATGTAGGCAATGACTCTGAATGTAATTAAGTTCTCATGGGTCAGGGAAGAAGTGTAAACAATTTGAGGGAGTGGAGAAATCATTTATTGGAGAAAACATTGGCAATGGTTTGTCTTATCCATTATGGTATTTTAAATAACAAAGTTTGAAATAGaaacttgctaaaatccataccTGTAACTTCAAAGACAATAACTCTTCCTTTTCAGCAACAGCTTTAGCAAGCTCCACAGCAGTGGATGAATTATCAATTCCAGACAGGTTGGTAAACCCAGCTTTtgcctgaaataaataaaaagtactAATATCAGTTaaggatatatttaaaatatgaaatgGTCTTGCTTTTGGCTGTCTTTAATTATGAACTCTGTTACAATCACTCACACAGATAGATTTGAGGATTTTCACATTTGACATATTCTTAATTTTTGATAATTATGGAAATCTCAAGTCTATCATTGAACAAAGTAATTTATACTTTTCAGAAATGCAAAGTTTGCAACTTCCATTCAGTGAAATGTTTTGCAAGAGAAGTACTGCAGGAGACAGGACAACACAGCACAGATTTGACATCACATTGaaaataaggacataagaaatataGAAAGGAGAAGACCATTTAGcagatattttacctcagtgcctcTTCTTACTCCCTGTTCCCTGCCTATTAATCAATCCTTACTATTATCCTCGTCTCAGGATATGTTCCAGAGGCATAcggtcatacaacacagaaatgggccctttggctcaccatatccatgccaaccatcaagtagctGTCCAAACTAATtctatctaccagcacttggtctatagacttctatgctttggtgatttcAGTGCTCATCTAGTTAGTTCTTAGAAGTTgtaagaatacctgcctccaccatccactcatcagtgcattccagatcccaaccaccctctgggtgaaaaaattcttccctcTGAAACTCTTACCCCCTTtccctaaaactatgccctctagtttttgacacttcAGATATAGGAAGAAATgtcctactatctaccctttctaagGCCCACAAGATTTTGTATACCTGTGTTAGGtccctttaacctcctccacaCCCAAGCAAAACAAATTCAGCCTATCTGTCTCTCCTCATTTGAGAATGGTTCTCACAGATTGAAAGGTAACAAATCTAAtcctgctatttaagaaaggatggagagagaaaaaatggggaACTACAAATAACTTGTCCTGACATCcgttccatgcaacatcctggtgaatatcttctccactctctccagtgcaatcacaaccttcctcacactgtgatgaccagaactgaacataatactccagatgtggcctaaccaatattttataaagttgaaccATTATcgccctgttcttatattccatgccccagctaaagaaggcaagtatcctgtatgccttcttcaccaatttacttacctgtgctgccaccttcagagattctCAGACTTGTACAcggaggtccctctgttcctctatacTCCCTGGGACCCTGCCATTCTTTATGTATGCCGTAACATTATTAGTCGTCCCAAAGTGTATCTTCCATTTATTAGGATTATATTCAtctccattgctctgcccaactgcTCCTGTAACCTACAACTATCCTCCTAGTTTTGTTTAGTACCCTCCTATGTGGCAtcatgtcaaaggccttctgaaagttgaAATACACTTCATGTACTAGGAGCCTCATATCTATtatgctagttacaacctcaaaaatctaatatatttgtcaaatatgatttccctttcattaatccataTCAACTTTGATCCAATCCTATTATCATTTCCAAGTGTCCTGTTACTGCTTCCGTAATAGTGgatcccagcattttccctgctactgatgtcaggctaagtTATttgtagttccccattttctctctccatcctttcttaaatagtaggaTTAGATTTGTTCCCTTTCAGTCTGTGAGAACCATTCTCAAAttgatggaattttggaagaaggCAGCCAGTGCATCCTTCATCCTCACTGCCACCTTTTCCAAAAACTTAGGTTGCAGGCCATCActtcctggggatttattggcttgCAGTTCtacttcaaattttttttaaattagtgctAAATTCTTTCAGCTTCTCATTTAGCGAAGATCTCTTGCTGTGTAATTCCAGGTTTTTTATGTCTTCGTCCATGAAAGAGGGGCACAAAATTTTTGTTTAAGTTCTCTACTACTTCTGTATTCCCAGTATAATTTCTGCTTCAGTCTGTAAGGAATTCACATTAACACGTtaaccttttcctttttgcataTCTATTAGACACTCTTACagtctatttttatatttctcattAGACTACCCTTGTTTTCTAATTTCCCTATCAGCACCTTGTGCCTCCTttggtgaattctgaaatgctcccaatcctcagtcTCAGTGGCCTTATTGCCAACATTATAAGCCCTTCCCTTCTGATCTAGTGCTGACTTCAATTTCTCTTGTTAGCTATGGTTGAATCACTTTtactgttttcttttctctttaaaagGATATAATATTGCTGCAAACAATATACTAGTTCTTTAACTTTTAGTCATTGTTTGTCTATTGTCATACTTTTAATATAGTTTCTCAATCTACCAGTGCCAGTTTATGTCTCATGCCTTTGCAGTTTGCATTGTTTAGATTAGTTacagattaaactaaatcactttaACCATCACATAAAATTCAGTCACATTCTGATCAGTCTTTCCTAAAGGCCCCTTAACTACAAGTTTATTAATTAACCATATCGCATTACATAACTTTATATCTAAAATAGCCAGTTGCTTAGTCGGTTCCTTGAAATACTATTTCAAAAAACCATCTTATTTACACGGGTATGATTACAGTATGTTTATTGATCctccagatcttcctggagcattCTAAACTTACTTCTAAATTTTAAAGATACCAAGATTCCAGCTGCATCCAGCAATGCTTCCAACCTGTTTGAAATATTAACGGCCCCTGCATGTGTTTGCATACATATAGAGCTGAGCCCTGACTAGGACTGTCAGATTACATACAGTCAGCAAGCCAGAGACTAAGAACTGATTTGGAAAATGGTATTCAaaatattaagatatctttattagtcacatgtacattgaaacacacagtgaaatgcatcttttgcgtagagtgttctgggggcagcctgcaagtgtcaccacgcttccggcaccaacatagcataccaacaacttcctaacccgtacgtctttgaaaagtgggaggaaaccagagcacctggaggaaacccacgcagacacggggagaatgtacaaactccttacagacagtggctggaattgaacccaggttgctggcgctgtaatagtgttacgctaaccgctacactactgtgcaaatATTGCAAAGCTACTTGCATTTTGATCGAATTCATAACATACAGAGGCATTTCAAAACACTTTGCAGGAAAGTGGATAAAAATGAACTCCAAGTTGGGGGTGGGTAAAAGAGGTTTAAGAGGGACAGAAAAATGGTTAAAGAGTACCAGCTTAAGGATCATAAAGCAGAAAGTAAGAAAGGAAGCTCAAGTGGGTAGGGGCAAGACAGTTAAAGGAGTGACAATTGTCAGCAGAGCAAGGAACAAGAAATAAACTAATGCTAAATGACCAGGAGGTGAGGACAAGATTATCTAAGCTTTTAGAGCCTCAAAACAACAAGAGTAACAGTGATATAGCTGATTGTAGAAAAGGGCTAAATTAGGTTTCGATAAACCATACTGACTATGAAGACAAAAGTCAGGACTTGACTCAGGTGAATTAGATTTTACTTACATGTTTTTACATAATGAAATATACTTACTAGCTCAACTAA harbors:
- the eef1akmt2 gene encoding EEF1A lysine methyltransferase 2 is translated as MDLHGGVKLEKEPNKNQSPSNIDFQPSKLGTKEYWDHAYERELECFRESGDTSEVWFGKESMDRIRNWLEKQNIPKDVALLDIGTGNGELLVELAKAGFTNLSGIDNSSTAVELAKAVAEKEELLSLKLQVADFLHPFPCLSHYEICIDKGTFDAISLSFDHPGEKLRRYHQSLLNVLKNGGLFLITSCNWTKQELVNHFNEGLELLEELPTPKFHFGGKTGSSVTVLVFKRKE